A stretch of the uncultured Desulfobacter sp. genome encodes the following:
- a CDS encoding dihydrolipoyl dehydrogenase: MSKEYDVAIIGAGTAGLTAQEEVVKHTDNYVLIDDGPLGTTCARVGCMPSKALIAVADDFHKCVFFDEYGINGAKGLVPDHKKIMARVRAMRDEFSGGVIREMSGFMDKVIRKRARFIDANTLDLGDETIRAKRIIIATGSKPFIPEPWLPFKDFIIDTDQFFELEILPRTMAVFGLGVIGIELGQALHRIGVDVTAVTRRKTAGGLTDPKLEEYAFDHFSKEMKVALGPAEILGKTDTGLEVGAGRKRWTVDRVLIATGRRPVLQGLNLENLKLNLDAKGMPIFDRQTLQIGNLPVFLAGDVNGLKPILHEAADDGTIAGYNACAGSIAGFKKRVPLHITFSSPNIAIAGLSHKALKEKGINYVVGEASWEELGRARMMLGKAAGRARIYAEPQKGRLLGAEIMAPAGEHMAHLLAWAMGANLTLKEILGMPFYHPVPEEALLDAFFQIAEQISEPVPTPILKKAGGSAHGK, from the coding sequence ATGTCAAAAGAATATGATGTGGCAATTATCGGGGCAGGCACAGCCGGACTCACAGCCCAGGAAGAGGTGGTCAAACATACGGATAACTATGTGCTCATTGATGACGGTCCCTTGGGCACCACCTGTGCACGGGTGGGGTGCATGCCGTCCAAGGCATTGATTGCCGTGGCCGATGACTTTCACAAGTGCGTTTTTTTTGATGAATACGGTATTAACGGCGCCAAAGGATTGGTGCCGGATCATAAAAAAATTATGGCACGGGTCCGGGCCATGCGGGATGAATTTTCAGGCGGCGTGATCCGGGAAATGTCCGGGTTCATGGATAAGGTGATCCGGAAAAGGGCCAGGTTCATAGATGCCAATACCCTGGATTTAGGTGATGAAACCATCCGGGCCAAACGCATCATCATCGCCACCGGATCAAAACCGTTTATACCTGAGCCCTGGCTGCCGTTCAAAGATTTTATCATTGATACGGATCAGTTCTTTGAACTTGAAATCCTGCCCCGGACCATGGCCGTGTTTGGTTTGGGTGTCATCGGCATTGAGTTGGGCCAGGCCCTGCATCGCATCGGCGTTGACGTAACCGCAGTGACCCGCCGTAAAACCGCCGGCGGCCTGACCGACCCCAAACTTGAAGAATACGCCTTTGATCATTTTTCCAAAGAGATGAAGGTTGCCCTTGGCCCCGCTGAAATTTTGGGCAAAACCGACACCGGCTTAGAAGTGGGCGCCGGCAGGAAACGATGGACTGTGGACCGGGTGCTGATCGCTACGGGCAGGCGGCCTGTACTCCAGGGCCTAAACCTTGAAAACTTAAAACTTAACCTGGATGCCAAAGGGATGCCGATCTTTGATCGCCAAACCCTGCAAATCGGAAATCTGCCCGTGTTTCTGGCCGGAGATGTAAACGGCCTTAAACCCATTCTTCATGAAGCAGCCGATGACGGAACGATTGCCGGTTACAACGCCTGTGCAGGTAGCATAGCCGGATTTAAAAAACGCGTTCCACTACATATCACCTTTTCTTCACCAAATATCGCCATTGCAGGACTTTCCCACAAAGCACTTAAGGAAAAAGGCATTAATTACGTGGTGGGCGAGGCGTCCTGGGAAGAACTGGGCCGGGCCCGAATGATGCTTGGCAAAGCCGCCGGACGGGCCCGAATTTATGCCGAGCCCCAAAAGGGCCGGCTGCTGGGTGCAGAGATTATGGCGCCGGCCGGTGAGCACATGGCCCACCTGTTAGCCTGGGCCATGGGAGCCAATCTTACACTCAAAGAAATTCTGGGTATGCCCTTTTACCACCCTGTTCCTGAGGAAGCCCTTTTGGATGCTTTTTTTCAAATTGCTGAACAGATCAGTGAGCCTGTCCCCACGCCGATCCTAAAAAAAGCAGGGGGCAGCGCACATGGGAAATAA
- a CDS encoding gamma carbonic anhydrase family protein, with translation MTLYAFKNIRPEIHDSVFVAPTAQIMGDVHIAKDASVWFQTVIRGDTATISIGERTNIQDLSMCHADEGVPLTVGDGVTVGHQCCLHGCTIEDDCLIGMGATVMNHAVIGKGSVVAAGAVVLEKTIVPPYSLVVGSPGKVKKTYENKEEITQVLKVSSDLYAKKAKIFADKNMFYEIK, from the coding sequence ATGACTTTATACGCATTTAAAAATATCCGCCCTGAAATTCATGATTCCGTCTTTGTTGCCCCAACGGCCCAAATCATGGGTGATGTGCATATCGCCAAGGACGCTTCGGTCTGGTTTCAAACGGTCATCCGGGGAGATACGGCCACCATCTCCATCGGCGAACGGACAAATATCCAGGACCTGTCCATGTGCCATGCCGATGAGGGGGTCCCTTTAACGGTGGGTGACGGCGTCACCGTCGGCCATCAGTGTTGCCTGCATGGCTGCACCATTGAAGACGACTGCCTGATCGGTATGGGTGCCACGGTGATGAATCATGCCGTCATCGGCAAAGGCTCTGTTGTGGCGGCAGGTGCGGTGGTCCTTGAAAAAACAATTGTCCCGCCATACTCCCTTGTGGTCGGTTCCCCGGGAAAAGTAAAAAAGACCTATGAAAACAAAGAAGAGATTACACAGGTGCTTAAAGTTTCCTCGGATCTATATGCCAAAAAGGCCAAAATTTTTGCCGACAAAAATATGTTTTATGAAATCAAATAG
- a CDS encoding PaaI family thioesterase — protein sequence MFDYPSYLKQLMAGEPVSNPFLDFLQIKVEAVEKGYARFSMEIRPEFLQGAGIMQGGLGIALSSEAAAHAVMSTLAPGENLTTIELKNNFLSMASKGRLTAESKVFKRGRTLVFVDSTIKDDTGKYISKSSATLMVIPPKTD from the coding sequence ATGTTTGATTACCCCTCGTATCTAAAACAGTTGATGGCCGGAGAACCGGTCAGCAACCCGTTTCTGGATTTTTTACAGATAAAAGTCGAAGCGGTTGAAAAAGGATACGCCCGGTTCAGCATGGAAATCCGGCCCGAATTTCTCCAGGGCGCGGGCATCATGCAGGGCGGTTTAGGGATTGCCTTATCCAGTGAAGCCGCCGCCCATGCGGTGATGAGCACCCTGGCACCCGGCGAAAACCTTACAACCATTGAACTGAAAAACAACTTTCTTTCCATGGCGTCCAAGGGGCGTCTGACTGCCGAATCCAAGGTATTCAAACGGGGTCGGACCCTTGTTTTTGTAGACAGCACGATCAAAGATGACACAGGAAAATATATTTCAAAAAGCAGTGCGACCTTGATGGTGATCCCACCCAAAACAGACTAA